From the genome of Spinacia oleracea cultivar Varoflay chromosome 2, BTI_SOV_V1, whole genome shotgun sequence, one region includes:
- the LOC110790087 gene encoding ferredoxin--NADP reductase, root isozyme, chloroplastic-like, which translates to MAHSAIAKVSVAVPVSNESAVKGSTFKTYSVSFGSKSWVPGYTLDLKTNNLRLRKQSVVCMSVQEAAITKVAVSPLELEDAKEPPMHVYKAKGPYTGTIVSVERVVGPKAPGETCHIVIDHAGNVPYWEGQSYGVIPPGENPKKPGNPHNVRLYSIASTRYGDYFDGKTATLCVRRALYYDPETGKEDPAKMGVCSNFLCDSKPGDKVQIAGPSGKVMLLPEDPNATHIMIATGTGVAPYRGYLRRMFMEDVPAYKFKGLAWLFLGVANTDSLLYDVEFSKYLKDHPDNFRYDTALSREHQNKKGGKMYVQDKIEEYSDEIFKLLDNGAHIYFCGLKGMMPGIQDTLKRVAEERGESWDEKLSQLKKNKQWHVEVY; encoded by the exons ATGGCTCATTCCGCCATCGCCAAG GTTTCTGTTGCTGTTCCAGTTTCAAATGAATCTGCTGTGAAAGGTTCTACTTTCAAG ACATACAGTGTAAGCTTTGGCAGTAAATCATGGGTCCCTGGCTATACATTGGACCTGAAAACAAACAACTTAAGACTGAGAAAGCAGTCAGTAGTATGCATGTCTGTGCAAGAAGCCGCCATAACTAAAGTTGCGGTTTCACCTTTGGAGCTTGAAGATGCTAAAGAACCACCAATGCATGTGTACAAGGCCAAGGGGCCATACACAGGAACCATCGTTTCTGTTGAAAGGGTTGTAGGTCCTAAGGCTCCAGGGGAAACATGCCACATTGTGATCGATCATGCTGGCAATGTTCCCTACTGGGAAGGGCAGAGCTATGGTGTTATTCCCCCG GGTGAGAACCCCAAGAAACCTGGGAATCCTCATAATGTGCGTCTATATTCCATTGCTTCTACGAGGTACGGAGACTATTTTGATGGAAAGACTGCAACTTTATGTGTTCGTCGAGCACTCTATTATGATCCCGAGACAGGTAAAGAGGACCCTGCTAAAATGGGTGTATGCAGCAATTTCCTTTGTGACTCTAAGCCTGGAGACAAGGTCCAGATAGCTG GTCCTTCGGGCAAGGTTATGCTTTTACCTGAGGACCCGAATGCCACACACATAATGATTGCTACAGGAACTGGTGTGGCCCCATACAGAGGCTACCTTCGTCGCATGTTCATGGAGGATGTCCCTGCATACAAGTTCAAAGGCCTTGCTTGGTTGTTTCTTGGGGTTGCCAATACCGACAGTCTTCTATATGATGTTGAATTTTCCAAATATCTAAAAGACCACCCGGATAATTTCCGGTATGACACGGCTCTTAGCCGAGAACATCAGAATAAGAAGGGTGGGAAGATGTATGTTCAGGATAAGATTGAAGAATACAGCGATGAAATCTTCAAGCTGCTTGACAATGGTGCTCACATTTACTTCTGTGGGCTCAAAGGGATGATGCCCGGAATTCAAGATACACTAAAGAGGGTTGCAGAAGAAAGGGGGGAGAGCTGGGACGAAAAGCTTTCTCAGTTGAAGAAGAACAAGCAGTGGCATGTAGAGGTATATTGA